A stretch of the Notolabrus celidotus isolate fNotCel1 chromosome 3, fNotCel1.pri, whole genome shotgun sequence genome encodes the following:
- the si:dkey-56m19.5 gene encoding calphotin: MGARLSKKKKGYDVSDPKASKDEAPAKAAEAAAPVEAAPVEAAVTPSQEKLPAEANNIVEEPVGAAVAATAEAVQAPEEPKSAPPEEPAAPVEEPVAAAEVPAPVAEEPVVAAVETAAVAEEPVAAAVEVAVVAEEPVAAVEEPVPVAAEAAAAVEAAPVVEEPAPAVVEAAPVVEEPVAAVEVAAAVAEEPAPVEEPVAIAEEAVSAVEESAPVEVSEPAAAPEELPVEEPVAVVKAVAEPEVIPASTEEAPVDPEPIQETITEPEAAVVEAVVPAAVEPEPEAEPAPEPVPEPEQILEPVQVPELEPEPVPEPEPELKVDAIESAAVEQVVEPEPIIITSDITEAPVVLETTAEEIPPEPQAVEEESVAITEAVAEPEAAPAPEIIVSESISANDITAEVEEVAEAPVEELPSPVPEIESKMENGNVESPLVIEGVVEVEAIPAVNGECTDSASTPGEECVNGDDTPIKEKSDFELKKEVSLGVDVQEVPDSVPDMVEPLSTEVTQAV; this comes from the coding sequence ATGGGAGCAAGActgagcaagaagaagaagggataTGACGTGAGCGACCCAAAGGCATCGAAGGATGAGGCCCCAGCTAAGGCTGCAGAGGCGGCTGCCCCAGTGGAGGCTGCTCCAGTGGAGGCTGCAGTCACACCCTCACAAGAAAAGTTGCCGGCTGAAGCAAATAATATAGTAGAGGAAcctgttggggcagctgtggcagcAACAGCAGAAGCTGTACAGGCTCCAGAAGAGCCCAAATCTGCACCTCCAGAGGAACCAGCAGCTCCAGTAGAGGAACCAGTTGCAGCTGCAGAGGTACCAGCTCCAGTTGCAGAAGAACCAGTTGTTGCAGCAGTGGAGACAGCTGCTGTAGCAGAAGAACCAGTTGCAGCAGCGGTGGAGGTAGCGGTAGTTGCAGAAGAACCAGTCGCAGCAGTAGAGGAGCCGGTTCCAGttgcagcagaagcagctgcagcagtggAGGCAGCTCCAGTTGTAGAGGAACCAGCACCAGCAGTGGTGGAGGCAGCTCCAGTTGTAGAGGAACCAGTTGCAGCAGTTGAGGTGGCAGCTGCAGTTGCAGAAGAACCAGCTCCAGTAGAGGAACCAGTTGCAATAGCTGAGGAGGCGGTATCAGCAGTCGAGGAGTCAGCTCCAGTTGAGGTCTCAGAGCCGGCTGCTGCACCTGAAGAACTCCCTGTCGAAGAACCTGTTGCAGTTGTCAAAGCTGTTGCAGAGCCAGAGGTTATTCCAGCCAGCACAGAGGAAGCACCTGTGGACCCAGAGCCCATCCAAGAGACTATTACTGAGCCAGAAGCCGCTGTGGTGGAGGCAGTGGTACCTGCTGCTGTTGAACCAGAGCCAGAGGCTGAACCAGCTCCAGAGCCAGTTCCTGAACCAGAGCAAATTCTCGAGCCAGTACAAGTACCAGAGCTGGAGCCAGAACCTGTGCCAGAGCCAGAGCCAGAGCTGAAGGTTGATGCGATAGAATCTGCAGCAGTTGAGCAGGTGGTTGAGCCTGAGCCAATCATAATCACATCTGACATTACTGAAGCACCTGTGGTCTTGGAGACAACGGCAGAGGAGATTCCCCCTGAACCCCAGGCTGTAGAAGAAGAATCTGTTGCGATCACTGAAGCAGTAGCTGAGCCAGAAGCTGCACCGGCACCCGAAATTATCGTCTCTGAGTCCATCTCTGCAAATGATATTACTGCAGAGGTCGAAGAGGTAGCTGAAGCCCCTGTGGAAGAGCTGCCCAGCCCAGTGCCTGAGATAGAGAGCAAGATGGAAAATGGGAATGTAGAGAGCCCTCTTGTTATAGAGGGTGTGGTAGAAGTGGAAGCAATCCCTGCTGTGAATGGAGAGTGCACAGATTCTGCTTCCACACCAGGGGAGGAATGCGTAAATGGCGATGACACACCTATCAAGGAGAAGAGTGACTTTGAACTGAAAAAAGAGGTGAGCCTAGGCGTGGATGTCCAGGAAGTTCCAGATTCAGTCCCCGACATGGTGGAGCCTCTCAGCACAGAGGTCACCCAGGCAGTCTGA